In Colletotrichum higginsianum IMI 349063 chromosome 1, whole genome shotgun sequence, one genomic interval encodes:
- a CDS encoding Calmodulin encodes MEQDRDGTGAINAEEFQIAMKSLGLNPSIKEVNELIAEVDPNNDGGIDFNEFLQLMSEAPAPSSKDSDTNKELVAAFKVFDKDNSGSVSPSELRQVLLSLGQRATDEEIEEMIRHADLDGNGSIDYQEFVHLMAPKDGKK; translated from the exons ATGGAACAGGACCGCGATGGCACTG GTGCCATCAACGCCGAGGAGTTCCAGATCGCCATGAAGTCGCTTGGCCTGAACCCCAGCATCAAGGAGGTCAACGAGCTtatcgccgaggtcgaccccaacaacgacggcggcatcgatTTCAACG AATTTCTCCAGCTCATGAGCGAGGCGCCCGCGCCTTCGAGCAAGGACTCGGACACCAACAAGGAGCTCGTTGCCGCCTTCAAGGTCTTTGACAAGGACAATAGCGGCTCCGTCTCGCCCTCGGAGCTGCGCCAGGTGCTGCTGTCTCTCGGCCAGCGCGCCACCGATGAGGAGATTGAGGAGATGATCAGACACGCCGATCTGGACGGCAATGGTTCAATCGACT ACCAAGAATTCGTCCACCTCATGGCCCCGAAAGACGGCAAGAAATAA